CCTGGCGCCGTTCGTCTAGGTCGGGGCTTGCCCAGGTAAAAGGCAGGCGCAGGCGGGCGAGCAGTTCGCGGCGGTAGGGGGAGCTGGAAGCCAGTAACAAGGGAAGCATGGTAGACTCCTGGTCAATTACCCCGAATTCTAACATGTGTGATGTGCCGAATTTCCTTTGACAGGGAGGGGGTGCATCCCTAGAATGCTGCGCCTATGTTGAATGACCAGATTCCATCTCACGTTGACCCGCGCAAATTGGCTGATCGTGGTGTAACCCTCGAGGGTTCGCTGCAACTCGCTGATTTGGAAAGACTCTGCGACCCGCTTTCCGACACTGTCGGTACGGTGCAGGCGAAGTTCGATTTTGAGCGAGACGAGCAGCACGTTGTGGTTATCCACAGCGAGCTTGATGTCGCGGTCAAAATGGTTTGCCAGCGTTGTCTTGAGCTGGTCACCCTTCCCGTCCACAGCGAATGTACATACGCCGTGGTGAAGGAGGGTGCAAATACCCAGTCGTTGCCGAAAGGCTATGACGTGCTGGAACTGGGCGAAGATCCTTTGGATCTGCAGGCGCTGATCGAGGAAGAGCTGCTGCTCGCTCTCCCCATCGTACCTGCTCATCATCCGGAAGAATGCCAGCAGCCGGCGGGCGCAGATGAGCCCGAGCCGAGCAAGGACGAGGTATCGCGGTCCAACCCGTTCAGTGTTTTGGCGCAGTTAAAGCGTGACCCAAACGTTTAGGAGTTAATCAATTATGGCTGTTCAGCAGAACAAAAAATCCCGCTCTGCCCGTGACATGCGCCGTTCCCACGACGCCCTGTCGGAAAACGCGCTGTCGGTAGAAAAAACCACCGGTGAAGTACACCTGCGTCACCACGTTTCGCCAGAAGGCGTATACCGTGGTCGCAAAGTGATCGACAAGGGCGCTGACGAGTAATCCTTGTCCGCTCAGATCATCGCGATCGACGCAATGGGCGGGGACTTCGGTCCCCGCAACATTGTCCAGGCTAGCATTGCCTGCCTTTCGGCTACTCCCTCGCTGCACCTGACCCTCGTCGGTCAACCCTCCCTCCTTGAAGATCTTGTCAGTGGCCAATCGGCTGCGGATCGCGCGCGCCTGCAAATTGTTGCGGCCAGTGAGGTGATCGGCATGGATGAGCGGCCGTCGCAAGCGTTGCGGGGCAAGCCTGACTCGTCGATGCGCGTCGCCCTCGAGCTGGTCCGTGACGGCAAGGCCCAGGCTTGTGTGAGTGCTGGCAATACCGGCGCGCTCATGGCTCTTTCGCGCCTGGTGCTCAAGACCTTGCCGGGTATCGACCGGCCGGCGATGGTCGCGGCCATTCCCACTCAGGCGGGCTACTGCCAGTTGCTCGATCTTGGGGCTAATGTCGATTGCAGTGCCGAGAACCTCTACCAGTTTGCCGTGATGGGCTCGGTGGCCGCCCAGGCCTTGGGGGTCCATCGGCCGCGGGTGGCGCTGCTCAATATTGGCACCGAGGACATCAAGGGCAACCAGCAGGTCAAGCTCGCCGCCAGTCTTTTGCAGAATGCCCGGGGCCTCAACTACATCGGTTTCGTCGAGGGTGATGGCTTGTATCGGGGTGAGGCTGACGTGGTGGTCTGCGATGGCTTCGTCGGCAATATCCTGCTCAAGTCCAGTGAGGGCCTGGCTACCATGATCGGGGCGCGTATCGAGACGTTGTTCCGTGGTGGTCTGTTGGCGCGCGCCGCAGGCGCCATGGCTATGCCGCTGCTCAGGCGCCTGCAGGCCGACCTGGCGCCGGCGCGACATAATGGCGCAAGCTTCCTCGGCTTGCAGGGAATCGTCATCAAGAGTCATGGTTCGGCGGGTGTTCAAGGCTTGCAGAGTGCCATCCAGCGGGCCCTGATCGAGATTCAGGAGAACCTGCCGCAACGTTTGCACGGGCGGCTCGAAGACCTGCTGCCTTGACGCCTGTGGCGGCCTCATCGCGGATGAATCCGCTCCTACGGGGGCGTGTAGGAGCGGACTCATCCGCGATGAGGCCGGCAAGACCTTAGGCATATCGCCCGTGAAGTGCTTAAATGTGACCGCTTGGTCTGTCGCTCCATCCAAGCATTCAGATTGCGCGCCCGGCCCAAGGCCCGGCGCACCCCATTCGACGACAAGATCATAAGGGCTTGTTCAATGTCTGCATCCCTCGCATTCGTCTTTCCCGGTCAAGGTTCCCAGTCGCTGGGCATGCTCGCCGAGCTCGGCGCTGAAAAGCCGGTAATCGTCGAGACCTTCAAGGAGGCTTCCGAGGCTCTGGGCTACGACCTGTGGAAACTGGTCCAGGAAGGTCCGGAAGAACAACTCAACCAAACCGACAAGACCCAGCCGGCCATCCTCACTGCCTCCATCGCCCTGTGGCGCCTGTGGCTGGAAGAGGGTGGCGCACAGCCGGCCTTCGTCGCTGGTCACAGCCTGGGTGAATACAGCGCCTTGGTCGCCGCTGGCAGCCTGTCGCTCAAGGACGCCGTTCGCCTGGTCGAGCGTCGTGGTCAGCTGATGCAGGAAGCCGTGCCGGCCGGTCATGGCGCGATGGCTGCGATCCTGGGCCTGGACGACGCCGATGTGGTCGCCATTTGCGCTGAAGCTGCCGAAGACGCAGTGGTCAGCGCGGTGAACTTCAACTCGCCTGGCCAGGTGGTCATTGCCGGTAACAAGGCCGCGGTGGATCGCGCCATTGAACTGTGCAAGGCCAAGGGCGCCAAGCGCGCCCTGCCGCTGGCAGTCAGCGTGCCGTCGCACTGCGCCCTGATGAAGCCGGCCGCCGAGCGCTTCGCCGAGTTCGTCAGCGCCATCGACTGGAAGGCCCCGCAGATTCCGGTGGTGCAAAACGTTACCGCTGCCATCGCCGCCGACCTCGATGCGCTCAAGCAGGATCTGCTGGCGCAGCTGTACCAGCCGGTACGCTGGGTGGAATGCGTGCAGACCCTGGCCGCCAACGGTGCTGTCAACCTGGTCGAGTGTGGCCCAGGCAAGGTCCTGGCTGGCCTGAACAAGCGTTGCGCTGATGGCGTGACCACCTACAACCTCAATACCCCTGACGCCGTCGCCGCCACTCGCGCGGCGCTGGCCTGAATCTGGAGACGCTTGCATGAGCCTGCAAGGTAAAGTTGCACTGGTTACCGGCGCCAGCCGTGGCATCGGCCAGGCCATCGCCCTCGAACTCGGCCGCCAGGGCGCGACCGTGATCGGTACCGCCACTTCGGCGTCCGGCGCCGAGCGTATCGCCGCCACCTTGAAAGAGCACGGCATCACCGGTACCGGTATGGAGCTGAACGTGACTAGCGCCGAGTCCGTCGACGCCGTGCTGAGCGCCATCGGTGAGCAGTTCGGCGCGCCGGCCATCCTGGTCAATAACGCGGGTATCACTCGCGACAATCTCATGCTGCGCATGAAGGATGACGAGTGGTTCGACGTGATCGACACCAACCTCAACAGCCTCTACCGTCTGTCCAAGGGCGTGTTGCGCGGCATGACCAAGGCCCGTTGGGGTCGTATCATCAGCATCGGTTCGGTGGTGGGTGCCATGGGCAACGCCGGCCAGGCCAACTATGCCGCCGCCAAGGCCGGCCTGGAGGGCTTCAGCCGCGCCCTGGCCCGTGAAGTGGGTTCGCGCAATATCACCGTCAACTCGGTGACGCCGGGCTTCATCGACACCGACATGACCCGCGAGCTGCCAGAAGCGCAGCGCGAGGCCCTGCAAAAAGAAATTCCGCTGGGCCGTCTGGGCCAGGCCGAGGAAATCGCGAAGGTGGTATCCTTCCTGGCGTCCGAAGGCGCAGCCTACGTCACCGGCGCAACCGTGCCGGTGAATGGCGGGATGTACATGTAATATCCGCAACTCAATGTGACGGATTGCTTCAAAAAAGAGTCATACTCGAAGCCTAAAATCCGTTATAAAGCTGCAACCAGATTCCGGACAGCGGGCCGGGCGACTTGGTGGAAGGCGCGTCAAGCTTGAAAAGCAGGCGTCTTCCTATAAACTTGGTCACCGGCCAGCTGCCTGACATATGTCCATTAGGAGTGAAAACTAGGTATGAGCACCATCGAAGAACGCGTCAAGAAAATCGTCGCCGAGCAACTGGGCGTGAAGGAAGAGGAAGTCAAGAACGAATCTTCCTTCGTCGATGACCTGGGTGCCGACTCGCTTGACACCGTTGAGCTGGTGATGGCTCTGGAAGAGGAATTCGAGACCGAAATCCCTGACGAAGAAGCCGAGAAGATCACTACCGTTCAAGCTGCCATCGACTACGTCAACGCTCACCAGGGCTAAGACGCTGTAGTCGACGCATCTTGTCGAGAAAAACCGCACTGCCTTTGCTGGCGTGCGGTTTTTTCTTTGCGAGAATCGGGGTTTGCTGCCATTCCATTCGCCATGGCAAGTGCACTGGCAAGAGACTCTGTTATTTGAAAAGAGGAGAGTACTGTGTCGCGTAGACGCGTCGTGGTCACCGGTATGGGTATGCTGTCGCCACTGGGTACCGATGTACCAAGCACCTGGCAAGGCATTCTGGCTGGCCGCAGTGGCATCGGTCCGATCGAGCATACGGACCTGTCTGCCTACTCCACCCGTTTTGGCGGCTCGGTGAAAGGCTTCGAGGTCGAGCAATACCTGTCGGCCAAAGAGGCCCGCAAGCTCGATCTGTTCATTCAGTACGGCCTGGCGGCCGGTTTCCAGGCGGTACGCAATGCCGGCCTGGAAGTCACCGACGCCAACCGCGAGCGCATCGGCGTGGCCATGGGCTCGGGGATCGGCGGCCTGACGAACATCGAAGAGACCAGCCGTACCCTGCATGAGCAAGGTCCGCGGCGGATCTCGCCGTTCTTCGTACCGGGCTCGATCATCAACATGATCTCCGGTTTCCTGTCGATCCACCTGGGGTTGCAGGGGCCGAACTACGCCATCGCCACCGCGTGCACCACCGGCACCCACTGCATCGGCATGGCCGCGCGCAACATCGCCTACGGCGAAGCGGACGTGATGATCGCCGGTGGCGCCGAGATGGCTGCCTGCGGCCTGGGCATGGGCGGTTTCGGCGCATCCCGTGCGTTGTCGACCCGCAATGACGAACCGGCCCGCGCCAGCCGCCCGTGGGACAAGGGGCGTGACGGTTTCGTGCTGTCCGACGGTGCCGGTGCCCTGGTGCTCGAAGAGCTGGAGCACGCCAAGGCCCGTGGCGCGACCATCTATGCGGAACTGGTCGGTTTCGGCATGAGCGGTGATGCCTACCACATGACCTCGCCACCCGACTCCGGCGAAGGCGCCGCCCGCTGCATGGCCAACGCCTTGCGCGATGCCGGTATCAAGCCGGAGGAAGTCAGCTACATCAACGCCCACGGCACCTCGACGCCTGCAGGCGACGTGGCCGAAGTGGCGGCGATCAAGCGTGTGTTCGGCGAGCATGCCTACAAGCTGGCGGTCAGTTCGACCAAGTCGATGACCGGTCACCTGCTGGGTGCCGCCGGTGCGGTGGAGGCGATCTTCAGCGTACTGGCCATCAACAGCCAGATGGCGCCGCCCACCATCAACCTGGATGAACCGGACGAAGGTTGCGACCTGGACTTCGTGCCGCACCAGGCACGCAGCATGCCGATCGATGTGGTGCTGTCCAACTCCTTCGGCTTTGGCGGAACCAACGGTTCGCTGGTGTTCCGCCGGTTCGCCGACTGATGCACAGCTGGATCGACGGCCAGCCAGCGACTGCGGTCAACCTGCAGAACCGTGGGCTGGCCTACGGCGATGGTCTGTTCGAGACCATCGCCGTGCGCGGCGGTAGGCCCAGCCTGCTGGCGCAACACCTCGACCGCCTGGCGCTGGGTTGCCAGCGTCTGGCGATCGGCGTGGACCTGGCTGTGGTGCGTGACGAGCTGCTGCGCTACGCCGGTCAGCTGGGGGAGGGGGTGGCCAAGCTCATCCTGACCCGCGGCGACAGCCAGCGCGGCTATGCCCCGGCCGCCGGCGTGCCTGCCCGGCGCATACTTCAGGGCAGTCCCTTGCCCACTTATCCACAAGGCAACGCCGATTCAGGCATTTGCCTGTTCCCTTGCCAGACCCGTCTTGCGGAACAACCGCTGCTGGCCGGCCTCAAACACCTCAATCGCCTTGAGCAGGTCCTGGCCCGCGCCGAGTGGCAGGACAGCACCTATGCCGAAGGGTTGATGCGCGATGTTCAGGGGCGGCTGATCGAAGGCGTGTACAGCAACCTGTTCCTGGTGCGTGATGGCGTGCTGCTGACCGCTGACCTCGGTCGTTGCGGCGTGGCCGGGGTGATGCGTGCTGTGTTGCTTGAGCAAGCTGTGCTGCTGGGTATCCCGGTAGTCGTGCGCGACCTGGCCCTGGAAGACCTGCAGCAGGCCGACGAAGTGTTTGTCTGCAACAGCGTCTACGGTGTCTGGCCGGTGCGTGAATTCACAGCGCTGAACTGGCCGGCGGGGCCGCTCACCCTTAAACTGCAGGCCGTTGCCCGTACGTTACTGGATACCTGATTAGTGAGACGCAAATTCCTGCTGCTGCTGGAGATGAGCCTGATCCTCGCCGGCCTGGCCTTTGGCTGGGCCGCCTGGAAGGTTGGCTCGGTGCTGGAGCAGCCCCTGCAAGTGGAGCAGGAACGCCTGCTCGAAGTGCCCAGTGGCACCACACCCAACCGCATGTTCTATCGCATGCAGTCCGAAGGCCTGCTCGACGACGCGGTGTGGCTGCGCCTGTACTGGCGCTTCAATATGGCCGGCACGGCGTTGCATACGGGTGAATACCGGTTGAACCCCGGCATGACGGTGGGGCAGTTGTTCGATGCCTGGCAGCGTGGCGATGTGGTGCAGTACAACCTGACCCTGGTCGAAGGCTGGACCTTCCGCCAGGTGCGCGCCGCAGTGGCCAGGCACGAAAAAATCAAGCACACCCTGGACGGCCTGTCCGACGTCGAGGTGATGGACAAGCTGGGGCACACGGGAGTGTTCCCCGAAGGCCGGTTCTTCCCCGACACCTACCGCTTCGTGCGTGGCATGAGCGATGTCGAACTGCTGCAGCAGGCATACATGCGCCTGGACGAAGTGCTGGCCAAGGAGTGGGCTGAGCGCACCACCGACCTGCCGTACCGTGACCCCTACCAGGCGCTGATCATGGCCTCGCTGGTGGAGAAGGAGACCGGTATTCCCCAGGAGCGCGGGCAGATTGCCGGCGTGTTCGTGCGCCGCATGCGCCTGGGCATGATGCTGCAGACCGACCCGACGGTGATCTACGGCATGGGCGAACGCTACAACGGCAAGATCACCCGTGCCGACCTGCGCGAGCCGACCCCTTACAACACTTACACCATGACCGGGCTGCCTCCGACGCCGATCGCCATGGTCGGCCGCGAGGCCATCCATGCCGCACTGAACCCGAGCGACGGCAGCAGCCTGTATTTCGTCGCACGTGGCGACGGCAGTCATGTGTTCTCCGACGATCTGGATGACCACAACAGCGCGGTGCGCGAGTTCCAGCTCAAGCGCCGTGCCGATTACCGCTCCAGCCCGGCGCCGCAAGGGCAGCCGCCCGCCAGCGAGTCGACGGCGCCCGGCGATACCGAGCCAGAGGGCGTGGAGCCGGCGCCCGCGAGCGAACCCGCAGCCCCTGCCGATCAATCCGTGCCAGCCGATACGCCGGCACCCGACAAACAGTAAGGAACGCCCGTGAGCGGTTTGTTTATCACCCTGGAAGGCCCCGAAGGCGCGGGCAAGAGTACCAATCGCGAATACCTGGCGGCGCGCTTGCGCGAGCAGGGTGTTGATGTGGTCATGACTCGCGAGCCCGGGGGCACGCCGCTGGCCGAGCGTATCCGCGAACTGCTGCTGGCACCCAGCGAAGAAGCCATGGCGGTCGACACCGAACTGCTGTTGATGTTCGCGGCCCGCGCCCAGCACCTGGCGCAGGTCATACGCCCGGCCCTGGCGCGTGGCGCCGTGGTGCTGTGCGACCGCTTTACCGACGCCACCTACGCCTACCAGGGTGGGGGGCGTGGCTTGTCGGTGGAACGTATCGCCATCCTCGAATCCTTTGTCCAGGGCGAGTTGCGCCCGGACCTGACCCTGGTGTTCGACTTGCCAGTGGAAGTCGGCCTGGCTCGTGCCGCGGCCCGCGGTCGCCTCGACCGTTTCGAGCAGGAAGGCCAGGCCTTCTTCGAAGCGGTGCGCCAGGCCTACCTGCAGCGTGCCGGCCAACAGCCGCAACGCTACAGCCTGTTGGACGCCGCGCAGCCGCTGGCGGCTGTTCAGCGTGCCATCGACGCACTGCTGCCGGGTATCCTGGAGCGCTGCCGTGGTTGAAGCCTACCCCTGGCAGCAGGCGCTCTGGCAGCAGTTGGCCGGCCGTGCTCAGCACGCCCATGCCTACCTGCTGCATGGGCCCCAGGGCATCGGCAAGCGCGCCCTCGCTGAACGGCTGATGGCGCGTCTGTTGTGCCAGCAGCCACAAGGGCTGGATGCCTGTGGGCAATGCAAGGCGTGCCTGTTGCTCAAGGCGGGCAGCCACCCGGACAATTTCGTGCTGGAGCCCGAAGAGGCCGACAAGCCGATCAAGATCGACCAGGTGCGCGAGCTGGTTTCGTTCGTGGTCCAGACTGCCCAGCAAGGCGGGCGCAAGGTGGTGCTGATCGAGCCGGTCGAGGCGATGAACATCAACGCCTCCAACGCCTTGCTAAAGAGTCTTGAGGAGCCCTCGGGCGATACCGTGCTGCTGCTGGTCAGCCATCAACCCAGCCGGTTGCTGCCGACCATCAAGAGCCGCTGCCAGCAGGTTGCCTGCCCTCAACCCAGCCTGGCCCAGAGCCGCGCCTGGTTGGCCGGCACCCTGGCCGACAACGGCGAGGAGGAACGCGAGGAACTGCTCACCCTCGCCGCCGGCTCGCCGCTGATGGCGGTCAGCTTGCAGGCGCAAGGCGTGCGTGAACAGCGCGCACTGGTCACCGAGGGGGTGAAGAAGCTGCTCAAGCAGCAGCAATCCCCCAGCCAGTTGGCCGAGGCCTGGAATACAGTGCCCTTGCTGCTGCTGTTCGATTGGTTCTGCGACTGGTCGCACCTGATCCTGCGCTACCAATTGACCCAGGATGAAGAAGGATTAGGCTTGGCTGACATGCGCAAGGTGCTGCAATACCTGGCGCAGAAGAGCCGCCAGGCCAAGGTGCTGGAGATCCAGGCGTGGATCCTCGAGCAGCGCCAGAAAGTCCTGGGCAAGGCCAACCTCAACCGTGTACTGCTGCTCGAAGCCTTGCTCGCCCGCTGGGTGCAGCTGCCGGGCATGCGCTGACTCCAACGTTCAATTCATATGTGTCTGTTGCCATGCTCGTAGATTCCCATTGCCACCTCGACCGTCTTGACCTGAGCGCCCACCAGGGCTCCCTCGATGCCGCACTGCAAGCGGCGCGCGAGCGTGGGGTGGGGCATTTCCTGTGCATCGGCGTGAGCGCCGAGAACGCTGGCGCGGTGAAGGCGCTCAGTGAGCGCTATGCCGACGTGGACTGTTCGGTGGGCGTGCATCCGCTCGACCTGGCGCCGGGCGAGACGCCGGCCTTGGAGTGGCTGTTGCGCGAGCTCGCCCACCCGCATGTGGTGGCCATTGGCGAGACCGGGCTGGATTATCACTACGAGCCGGAGGCCGCCGAGTTGCAGCAGGCCTCGTTCCGCCTGCACCTGGAGGCCTCCCGCCAGACCGGCAAGCCGGTGATCGTGCACACCCGTGCGGCGCGCGCCGACACCCTGGCGCTGCTGCGCGAGGCGAACCTGCCCCAGGCCGGGGTACTGCACTGCTTCACCGAGGACTGGGACATGGCCAAGGCGGCGCTGGACCTGGGCTACTACATCTCGCTGTCGGGTATCGTCACCTTCCGCAATGCCGATGCATTGCGCGAGGTGGCCAGGCAGGTGCCGGTCGATCGCCTGCTGGTAGAGACCGACTCGCCGTACCTGGCGCCGATTCCGCACCGTGGCAAGCCGAACCTGCCGCAGTACGTGCGGGAAGTGGCCGAGTATGTGGCGTCGTTGCGCGGGGTGAGCTACGAACAGTTGGCCGAGCAGACCACCGGCAACTTCAAGCGCCTGTTCCCGTTGGCCCGAGTGGCTTGAGGTGGGGCGCTTGTGTATGGCTTGAAGCTGGAGTTGGTGTTGAGATCGAGCGCCGCCCGCGCGGCGCATCGCGGATGAATCCGCTCCTACACGTTTGTTTCGGGCCAGTTATGTTGGGCGCCGCCCCGCCGGGCTCATGCCATGCGCGAAGGCTGGCAACCATGGCCTCACAGGAGCGGCACGTTGCAACGAATGTAGGAGCGGATTTATCCGCGATGCGTCGCGCGGGCGGCGCTTGATCTGGAGCGCGCCAGAAAACGCTCGGCAAGCACCCGCGTCCCCTTCCCGGGCAAAAAAAACCCGGGTTCTGGGGGGGGAATCCGGGTTAAGACCATTAGGAGTAAAACAAAGGCACACGGTCCCTGGGCACCTTTATCAGCGCGCCACTTGGGGGGGATGCGCCGCGCCAACACTTCAAGTATTGGCCAGGATTGGCGCGCTGCCAGCGTGTGTTGATCGTTTTTTAAACAGATTTGGAATACGTCTTGATTCCATAACGCATTCATCGCATTGCAATATGGCGGACCTGACGCAATGCTTCGTCGATATGGTGTTGATCGGTGTAGAAGTGTGGGGAAAAACGCACGCCGGGGCCGCGTACCGCGCAGATCACCCCGTCAGCGCTCAGCGTTCGATAAATGTCGGCATTGGCGTGGCCTTCCAGGCTGAACGTTACGATGCCCGCCCGTCGTTCAGGGGCATTCGGGCTGTGCAGACGCACGCCGGGTAGGGTGGCCAGCCCCTGGTGCAATTGCTCCACCCTTAGCGCCAACTGTTCGGCGACCACACTCATGCCCACTTCCTCCAGCAGTGACAAGCTGGCCTCCAGTACACTGGCGCCTAGCATGTTCGGGCTGCCGGGTTCGAAGCGCCTGGCGCTGCGGGCCGGCTGCCAGTCGCGGCGCTCGAAATCGCCCAGGTGTTCGAGCATATGCCAGCCATAGGCGTTCAGCTTGAGCTGCTTGCGCAGTTCTCCTCGGCAGTAGAACACTGCCAGGCCCTCGGGGCCGAGCATCCACTTGTGGCCGTCGGCCATGGCGAAGTCGCACTGGTAGCGCTGCACATCGAAGGGCAGGGCACCGACTTGCTGGATAGCGTCCACGCAGAACAGCACGCCACGGCTGCGGCATCCCTCGCCGAGGCGCGCCAGGTCCAGGCGCAGGCCGCTGCCGAACTGCACGGCGCTGATTGCCAGCAAGCGTGCCTGGGGGCCGCAGGCGTTCAACAACGCGGCTTCGGGGTCTTCGCCGGCCAGGCTCACTTCCAGCACTTCGACGCCGCGCTCGGCCAGGGCCTGCCAGACCACGCGGTTGGAAGGAAACTCCTCGTCACTGATGATCACCTGGTCACCGGGCTGCCAATCCAGGCCGAAAGCAACCAGCGACAGGGCTTGGGAGGTGTTGCCAACCAGGGCGATGTCACCGGTGGTCGGGGCGTTGAGCAGGCGTGCCAGGCGCTCGCGCAAGCGCCGCTCGGTGGCGAGCCAGGCCGGATATTCACGGGCCCCCAGGTGTACGTTGTCGCGGGCGAAGCGTGCGACGGCCTCGCTGGCCCGGCGCGGCCACGGGGCGATGGCGGCGTGGTTCAGGTAACACAGGCCCGGTGCCTGGTCGAACTCATCAAGAAACATAGACATGGTTGGAAGATCCGTGCAATTTGCCGCCACTTAGGCATAATAAACCGCTTCGATTGTCATCCCAGTCCTTCCTATGCAGAAAGAACCTCGTAAGGTCCGTGAGTTTCGTCGTCGTGAGCAAGAGATCCTCGACACCGCGCTCAAGCTGTTTCTCGAACAAGGTGAAGACAGTGTCACCGTCGAGATGATCGCCGACGCCGTGGGCATCGGCAAAGGCACGATCTACAAGCACTTCAAGTCCAAGGCGGAGATCTACCTGCGCCTGATGCTCGACTACGAGCGCGATCTGAACGAGCTGTTGCATTCGGCTGATGTCGACCGCGACAAGGAAGCCCTGTCGCGTGCCTACTTCGAGTTCCGCATGCGCGATCCGCAGCGTTACCGGTTGTTCGACCGCCTGGAAGAGAAGGTGGTCAAGGGTAACCAGGTGCCGGAAATGGTCGAGCAGTTGCACAGCATCCGCGCCTCCAACTTCGATCGCCTGACGCAGTTGATCAAGGGCCGGATCAGCGAAGGCAAGCTCGAGGACGTACCGCCGTACTTCCACTATTGCGCTGCCTG
This genomic stretch from Pseudomonas entomophila L48 harbors:
- a CDS encoding YceD family protein; this encodes MLNDQIPSHVDPRKLADRGVTLEGSLQLADLERLCDPLSDTVGTVQAKFDFERDEQHVVVIHSELDVAVKMVCQRCLELVTLPVHSECTYAVVKEGANTQSLPKGYDVLELGEDPLDLQALIEEELLLALPIVPAHHPEECQQPAGADEPEPSKDEVSRSNPFSVLAQLKRDPNV
- the rpmF gene encoding 50S ribosomal protein L32 — translated: MAVQQNKKSRSARDMRRSHDALSENALSVEKTTGEVHLRHHVSPEGVYRGRKVIDKGADE
- the plsX gene encoding phosphate acyltransferase PlsX produces the protein MSAQIIAIDAMGGDFGPRNIVQASIACLSATPSLHLTLVGQPSLLEDLVSGQSAADRARLQIVAASEVIGMDERPSQALRGKPDSSMRVALELVRDGKAQACVSAGNTGALMALSRLVLKTLPGIDRPAMVAAIPTQAGYCQLLDLGANVDCSAENLYQFAVMGSVAAQALGVHRPRVALLNIGTEDIKGNQQVKLAASLLQNARGLNYIGFVEGDGLYRGEADVVVCDGFVGNILLKSSEGLATMIGARIETLFRGGLLARAAGAMAMPLLRRLQADLAPARHNGASFLGLQGIVIKSHGSAGVQGLQSAIQRALIEIQENLPQRLHGRLEDLLP
- the fabD gene encoding ACP S-malonyltransferase, producing the protein MSASLAFVFPGQGSQSLGMLAELGAEKPVIVETFKEASEALGYDLWKLVQEGPEEQLNQTDKTQPAILTASIALWRLWLEEGGAQPAFVAGHSLGEYSALVAAGSLSLKDAVRLVERRGQLMQEAVPAGHGAMAAILGLDDADVVAICAEAAEDAVVSAVNFNSPGQVVIAGNKAAVDRAIELCKAKGAKRALPLAVSVPSHCALMKPAAERFAEFVSAIDWKAPQIPVVQNVTAAIAADLDALKQDLLAQLYQPVRWVECVQTLAANGAVNLVECGPGKVLAGLNKRCADGVTTYNLNTPDAVAATRAALA
- the fabG gene encoding 3-oxoacyl-ACP reductase FabG gives rise to the protein MSLQGKVALVTGASRGIGQAIALELGRQGATVIGTATSASGAERIAATLKEHGITGTGMELNVTSAESVDAVLSAIGEQFGAPAILVNNAGITRDNLMLRMKDDEWFDVIDTNLNSLYRLSKGVLRGMTKARWGRIISIGSVVGAMGNAGQANYAAAKAGLEGFSRALAREVGSRNITVNSVTPGFIDTDMTRELPEAQREALQKEIPLGRLGQAEEIAKVVSFLASEGAAYVTGATVPVNGGMYM
- the acpP gene encoding acyl carrier protein is translated as MSTIEERVKKIVAEQLGVKEEEVKNESSFVDDLGADSLDTVELVMALEEEFETEIPDEEAEKITTVQAAIDYVNAHQG
- the fabF gene encoding beta-ketoacyl-ACP synthase II, with the translated sequence MSRRRVVVTGMGMLSPLGTDVPSTWQGILAGRSGIGPIEHTDLSAYSTRFGGSVKGFEVEQYLSAKEARKLDLFIQYGLAAGFQAVRNAGLEVTDANRERIGVAMGSGIGGLTNIEETSRTLHEQGPRRISPFFVPGSIINMISGFLSIHLGLQGPNYAIATACTTGTHCIGMAARNIAYGEADVMIAGGAEMAACGLGMGGFGASRALSTRNDEPARASRPWDKGRDGFVLSDGAGALVLEELEHAKARGATIYAELVGFGMSGDAYHMTSPPDSGEGAARCMANALRDAGIKPEEVSYINAHGTSTPAGDVAEVAAIKRVFGEHAYKLAVSSTKSMTGHLLGAAGAVEAIFSVLAINSQMAPPTINLDEPDEGCDLDFVPHQARSMPIDVVLSNSFGFGGTNGSLVFRRFAD
- the pabC gene encoding aminodeoxychorismate lyase; the encoded protein is MHSWIDGQPATAVNLQNRGLAYGDGLFETIAVRGGRPSLLAQHLDRLALGCQRLAIGVDLAVVRDELLRYAGQLGEGVAKLILTRGDSQRGYAPAAGVPARRILQGSPLPTYPQGNADSGICLFPCQTRLAEQPLLAGLKHLNRLEQVLARAEWQDSTYAEGLMRDVQGRLIEGVYSNLFLVRDGVLLTADLGRCGVAGVMRAVLLEQAVLLGIPVVVRDLALEDLQQADEVFVCNSVYGVWPVREFTALNWPAGPLTLKLQAVARTLLDT
- the mltG gene encoding endolytic transglycosylase MltG; the protein is MRRKFLLLLEMSLILAGLAFGWAAWKVGSVLEQPLQVEQERLLEVPSGTTPNRMFYRMQSEGLLDDAVWLRLYWRFNMAGTALHTGEYRLNPGMTVGQLFDAWQRGDVVQYNLTLVEGWTFRQVRAAVARHEKIKHTLDGLSDVEVMDKLGHTGVFPEGRFFPDTYRFVRGMSDVELLQQAYMRLDEVLAKEWAERTTDLPYRDPYQALIMASLVEKETGIPQERGQIAGVFVRRMRLGMMLQTDPTVIYGMGERYNGKITRADLREPTPYNTYTMTGLPPTPIAMVGREAIHAALNPSDGSSLYFVARGDGSHVFSDDLDDHNSAVREFQLKRRADYRSSPAPQGQPPASESTAPGDTEPEGVEPAPASEPAAPADQSVPADTPAPDKQ
- the tmk gene encoding dTMP kinase; translated protein: MSGLFITLEGPEGAGKSTNREYLAARLREQGVDVVMTREPGGTPLAERIRELLLAPSEEAMAVDTELLLMFAARAQHLAQVIRPALARGAVVLCDRFTDATYAYQGGGRGLSVERIAILESFVQGELRPDLTLVFDLPVEVGLARAAARGRLDRFEQEGQAFFEAVRQAYLQRAGQQPQRYSLLDAAQPLAAVQRAIDALLPGILERCRG
- a CDS encoding DNA polymerase III subunit delta' — encoded protein: MVEAYPWQQALWQQLAGRAQHAHAYLLHGPQGIGKRALAERLMARLLCQQPQGLDACGQCKACLLLKAGSHPDNFVLEPEEADKPIKIDQVRELVSFVVQTAQQGGRKVVLIEPVEAMNINASNALLKSLEEPSGDTVLLLVSHQPSRLLPTIKSRCQQVACPQPSLAQSRAWLAGTLADNGEEEREELLTLAAGSPLMAVSLQAQGVREQRALVTEGVKKLLKQQQSPSQLAEAWNTVPLLLLFDWFCDWSHLILRYQLTQDEEGLGLADMRKVLQYLAQKSRQAKVLEIQAWILEQRQKVLGKANLNRVLLLEALLARWVQLPGMR